A single genomic interval of Lathyrus oleraceus cultivar Zhongwan6 chromosome 7, CAAS_Psat_ZW6_1.0, whole genome shotgun sequence harbors:
- the LOC127103058 gene encoding phosphoenolpyruvate carboxylase 4, with translation MTESQTGKSGFQKLLEPQLPQLPGIAPYRVVLGNVKDKLERSRRRLELLLEDVACDYDPLDYYETADQLLEPLLLCYESLQSYGSGVLADGRLADLIRRVATFGMVLMKLDLRQESGRHADTLDAITTYLDMGTYSEWDEEKKLDFLTRELKGKRPLVPVSIEVPADVKEVLDTFQIAAELGSDSLGAYVISMASSASDVLAVELLQKDARLAATGELGRACPGGTLRVVPLFETVKDLREAGSVIRKLLSIDWYHEHVIKNHNGHQEVMVGYSDSGKDAGRFTAAWELYKAQEDVVAACNDYGIKVTLFHGRGGSIGRGGGPTYLAIQSQPPGSVMGTLRSTEQGEMVEAKFGLPQIAVRQLEIYTTAVLLATLCPPLPPSCGWIHRI, from the exons ATGACAGAATCCCAAACAGGAAAGTCCGGTTTTCAGAAGCTTTTAGAGCCACAGCTTCCTCAACTTCCTGGAATTGCTCCTTATAGAGTTGTCTTGGGAAATGTAAAGGATAAG CTTGAGAGGAGCCGTAGACGGTTAGAACTTCTTCTTGAGGATGTTGCATGTGACTACGATCCTTTGGATTATTATGAAACTGCTGACCAGCTTTTGGAACCTCTGCTTCTCTGCTATGAATCTCTG CAATCATACGGATCCGGGGTGCTAGCTGATGGTCGACTTGCTGATCTCATTCGTAGAGTTGCTACCTTTGGAATGGTTCTAATGAAGCTTGACTTGCGCCAG GAATCAGGGAGACATGCTGACACGCTTGATGCAATCACAACGTATTTGGATATGGGTACTTACAGTGAATGGGATGAAGAAAAGAAATTAGATTTCTTAACTAGAGAGCTGAAAGGGAAGAGGCCACTAGTTCCTGTCAGTATAGAG GTCCCGGCTGATGTTAAAGAAGTCTTGGATACATTCCAAATTGCTGCTGAACTAGGGAGTGATTCACTTGGAGCTTATGTGATCTCTATGGCCTCAAGT GCAAGTGATGTTCTTGCAGTTGAGCTTTTACAAAAGGATGCACGGCTCGCTGCTACTGGAGAGTTGGGAAGAGCATGTCCTGGTGGAAC GTTGCGGGTTGTCCCTCTATTTGAAACCGTGAAGGACCTAAGAGAAGCTGGTTCAGTTATCCGGAAACTTTTATCAATAGACTGGTACCACGAACACGTCATTAAGAATCACAACGGTCATCAAGAG GTTATGGTTGGATATTCTGATTCTGGTAAAGATGCTGGACGCTTCACTGCTGCATGGGAACTTTACAAAGCTCAGGAGGATGTTGTTGCTGCTTGCAATGATTATGGTATTAAAGTTACACTGTTCCATGGCCGTGGAGGCAGTATTGGCCGGGGTGGTGGCCCTACATATCTGGCTATTCAATCCCAGCCACCCGGATCTGTGATG GGCACACTTCGGTCTACTGAGCAGGGAGAAATGGTAGAGGCCAAGTTTGGGTTACCACAGATAGCTGTTAGACAACTTGAAATATACACAACCGCAGTACTACTCGCAACTCTTTGTCCGCCTCTCCCACCAAGTTGTGGTTGGATTCATAGAATCTGA